A single region of the Hevea brasiliensis chloroplast, complete genome genome encodes:
- the rps7 gene encoding ribosomal protein S7: MSRRGTAEEKTAKSDPIYRNRLVNMLVNRILKHGKKSLAYQIIYRAMKKIQQKTETNPLSVLRQAIRGVTPDIAVKARRVGGSTQQVPIEIGSTQGKALAIRWLLGASRKRPGRNMAFKLSSELVDAAKGSGDAIRKKEETHRMAEANRAFAHFR; this comes from the coding sequence ATGTCACGTCGAGGTACTGCAGAAGAAAAAACTGCAAAATCCGATCCAATTTATCGTAATCGATTAGTTAACATGTTGGTTAACCGTATTCTGAAACACGGAAAAAAATCATTGGCTTATCAAATTATCTATCGAGCCATGAAAAAGATTCAACAAAAGACAGAAACAAATCCACTATCTGTTTTACGTCAAGCAATACGTGGAGTAACTCCCGATATAGCAGTAAAAGCAAGACGTGTAGGCGGATCGACTCAGCAAGTTCCCATTGAAATAGGATCCACACAAGGAAAAGCACTTGCCATTCGTTGGTTATTAGGGGCATCCCGAAAACGTCCGGGTCGAAATATGGCTTTCAAATTAAGTTCCGAATTAGTGGATGCTGCCAAAGGGAGTGGTGATGCCATACGCAAAAAGGAAGAGACTCATAGAATGGCAGAGGCAAATAGAGCTTTTGCACATTTTCGTTAA
- the ndhB gene encoding NADH dehydrogenase subunit 2, producing the protein MIWHVQNENFILDSTRIFMKAFHLLLFDGSFIFPECILIFGLILLLMIDSTSDQKDIPWLYFISSTSLVMSITALLFRWREEPMISFSGNFQTNNFNEIFQFLILLCSTLCIPLSVEYIECTEMAITEFLLFVLTATLGGMFLCGANDLITIFVAPECFSLCSYLLSGYTKKDVRSNEATTKYLLMGGASSSILVHAFSWLYGSSGGEIELQEIVNGLINTQMYNSPGISIALIFITVGIGFKLSLAPSHQWTPDVYEGSPTPVVAFLSVTSKVAASASATRIFDIPFYFSSNEWHLLLEILAILSMIVGNLIAITQTSMKRMLAYSSIGQIGYVIIGIIVGDSNGGYASMITYMLFYISMNLGTFACIVLFGLRTGTDNIRDYAGLYTKDPFLALSLALCLLSLGGLPPLAGFFGKLHLFWCGWQAGLYFLVLIGLLTSVVSIYYYLKIIKLLMTGRNQEITPHVRNYRRSPLRSNNSIELSMIVCVIASTIPGISMNPIVEIAQDTLF; encoded by the exons ATGATCTGGCATGTACAGAATGAAAACTTCATTCTCGATTCTACGAGAATTTTTATGAAAGCCTTTCATTTGCTTCTCTTCGATGGAAGTTTTATTTTCCCAGAATGTATCCTAATTTTTGGCCTAATTCTTCTTCTGATGATCGATTCAACCTCTGATCAAAAAGATATACCTTGGTTATATTTCATCTCTTCAACAAGTTTAGTAATGAGTATAACGGCCCTATTGTTCCGATGGAGAGAAGAACCTATGATTAGCTTTTCGGGAAATTTCCAAACGAACAATTTCAACGAAATCTTTCAATTTCTTATTTTACTATGTTCAACTCTATGTATTCCTCTATCCGTAGAGTACATTGAATGTACAGAAATGGCTATAACAGAGTTTCTCTTATTCGTATTAACAGCTACTCTAGGAGGAATGTTTTTATGCGGTGCTAACGATTTAATAACTATCTTTGTAGCTCCAGAATGTTTCAGTTTATGCTCCTACCTATTATCTGGATATACCAAGAAAGATGTACGGTCTAATGAGGCTACTACGAAATATTTACTCATGGGTGGGGCAAGCTCTTCTATTCTGGTTCATGCTTTCTCTTGGCTATATGGTTCGTCCGGGGGAGAGATCGAGCTTCAAGAAATAGTGAATGGCCTTATCAATACACAAATGTATAACTCCCCAGGAATTTCAATTGCGCTTATATTCATCACTGTAGGAATTGGGTTCAAGCTTTCCCTAGCCCCTTCTCATCAATGGACTCCTGACGTATACGAAGGA TCTCCCACTCCAGTCGTTGCTTTTCTTTCTGTTACTTCGAAAGTAGCTGCTTCAGCTTCAGCCACTCGAATTTTCGATATTCCTTTTTATTTCTCATCAAACGAATGGCATCTTCTTCTGGAAATCCTAGCTATTCTGAGCATGATAGTGGGGAATCTCATTGCTATTACTCAAACAAGCATGAAACGTATGCTTGCATATTCGTCCATAGGTCAAATCGGATATGTAATTATTGGAATAATTGTTGGAGACTCAAATGGTGGATATGCAAGCATGATAACTTATATGCTCTTCTATATCTCCATGAATCTAGGAACTTTTGCTTGTATTGTATTATTTGGTCTACGTACCGGAACTGATAACATTCGAGATTATGCAGGATTATACACGAAAGATCCTTTTTTGGCTCTCTCTTTAGCCCTATGTCTCTTATCCCTAGGAGGTCTTCCTCCACTAGCAGGTTTTTTCGGAAAACTCCATTTATTCTGGTGTGGATGGCAGGCAGGCCTATATTTCTTGGTTTTAATAGGACTCCTTACGAGCGTTGTTTCTATCTACTATTATCTAAAAATAATCAAGTTATTAATGACTGGACGAAACCAAGAAATAACCCCTCACGTGCGAAATTATAGAAGATCCCCTTTAAGATCAAACAATTCCATCGAATTGAGTATGATTGTATGTGTGATAGCATCTACTATACCAGGAATATCAATGAACCCGATTGTTGAAATTGCTCAAGATACCCTTTTTTAG